A genomic window from Phoenix dactylifera cultivar Barhee BC4 unplaced genomic scaffold, palm_55x_up_171113_PBpolish2nd_filt_p 000007F, whole genome shotgun sequence includes:
- the LOC103704474 gene encoding presenilin-like protein At2g29900, with protein MAQDPDSTPSLLDSLGEEIIRIVAPVSACMLLVVLLVSTLSSSTSPLSSLAAAAYSDPSSSSSAASIWDKLSGALLSSLVFIASVTLLTFLLVLLFYLRCTRFLKSYMAFSSFVVLAFLGGEILLLLVTHFSFPIDAITFSLLLLNFSVVGVMAVFMTKMPISVNQGYLVIIGVLVAYWFTLLPEWTTWALLVAMALYDLAAVLLPGGPLRLLVELAISRDEDIPALVYEARPVEPRPGARRRLWRERRDYGTNSGSNANPSSLGNMSPVTDERRDLGTNSSLNSNNSMTGEALPETRLVISEQESAGGSSRSELRAPLVQTQLDSRGEGEIEGIGLGSSGAIKLGLGDFIFYSVLVGRAAMYDFMTVYACYLAIIAGLGITLLLLAFYRKALPALPVSIMLGVFVYFLTRVLLEVFVVQCSTNLLMF; from the coding sequence ATGGCGCAGGACCCCGACTCCACCCCCAGCCTCCTCGACTCCCTGGGCGAGGAGATCATCCGCATCGTCGCCCCCGTCTCCGCCTGCATGCTCCTCGTCGtcctcctcgtctccaccctctCCTCATCCACCTCCCCACTCTCTtccctcgccgccgccgcctacTCTGAcccctcatcctcctcctccgccgcctccatCTGGGACAAGCTCTCCGGCGCCCTCTTGAGCTCCCTTGTCTTCATCGCCTCCGTCACCCTCCTCACcttcctcctcgtcctcctctTCTACCTCCGCTGCACCCGATTCCTCAAATCCTACATGGCCTTCTCCTCCTTTGTCGTCCTCGCGTTCCTCGGCGGCgagatcctcctcctcctcgtcacCCACTTCAGTTTCCCTATCGATGCTATCAccttctcccttctcctcctcaactTCTCCGTCGTCGGGGTCATGGCGGTCTTCATGACCAAGATGCCAATTTCCGTGAACCAGGGGTATTTGGTCATCATCGGCGTGCTCGTCGCCTACTGGTTCACTCTCCTCCCGGAGTGGACCACCTGGGCCCTATTGGTAGCCATGGCACTGTATGATCTTGCCGCTGTCTTGTTGCCTGGTGGACCGCTAAGGCTTCTGGTGGAGCTTGCAATCTCTCGGGACGAGGATATACCAGCTTTGGTGTATGAGGCGAGGCCCGTGGAGCCTCGCCCGGGTGCgaggaggagattgtggagagaaagaagagattaTGGTACGAATTCAGGTTCTAATGCCAATCCTTCATCACTTGGAAACATGTCTCCGGTGACAGATGAAAGGAGAGATTTGGGTACCAATTCAAGTTTGAACTCCAACAATTCGATGACTGGAGAGGCGTTGCCAGAGACGAGGTTGGTTATCAGTGAACAGGAGTCTGCTGGGGGTTCTTCGCGATCAGAGTTGAGAGCACCCTTGGTGCAAACCCAATTAGATAGTCGTGGAGAAGGGGAAATTGAaggaattggattgggttcatcaGGGGCGATCAAGTTAGGGTTGGGGGATTTTATCTTTTACAGCGTCTTGGTTGGGAGGGCGGCGATGTATGATTTCATGACAGTGTATGCTTGTTATCTTGCTATTATAGCTGGACTTGGTATCACTCTGTTACTTTTAGCATTCTATCGGAAGGCATTGCCTGCTCTTCCGGTGTCTATAATGCTTGGTGTGTTCGTTTATTTTTTGACCAGGGTCTTGCTAGAGGTGTTTGTGGTCCAGTGTTCAACAAATCTATTGATGTTTTAG